The DNA segment TAAATCACAAACAGAATTAGTAAACGTCTGTAGGAAGATGAATGGCTCCCCAGGGTCAGTCATACAGGGCAGGCTGGCTGAATTCATTGGTTAATAAACATAGCACATCTAATGTTCAACGTTTTATGTAGGATCATGGATGACAATCCCTTCAATCTCGGTGCTACTCCAGAAGACAGGTTCCAGCTCCCATATCGTGCTGCAACTTCCCACAGTCCACTATTGGAGCCAAGCCCTGGATACTTCCATTCCCTCCTAGGGAGGCTGTGGAAGTCTGCACGGATGGTTCCCACAATGCCAGTAATTCACCTCTCAACATTATTAGGGGTGCTAATTATGCTTTATTAGTCTGTACAGCAGCCGTCAACCACAATGCACTGAGAAGATGCTCTGATCTCTTGTTTTCTGATCTCAATTAATAAAAACTGCCCAATAAACAATCAAGTTTTCCTTTTCATTGTTGAAAAGTTGTGATTAATCATTACTGTTTTTACTCGTCATTAATTCTGTTCTGTAATAGCACAAGAGCTAGCCATGTCCCTGCAAAGGTAACTTGCATCAattaccccccctcccctcccctcccaccacccccccccccccaacagattctAAAACCTGAACACTCAGGTAATGCCTCATGCAGGCACAGAAAATGTAAAAGTTGGCAGCTAACTAAAGATCTGATAGTTCCAATATGGCAAGCATTTACTGCATGCATTACTGAATCTATATCCAACTCATTAACTCTTGTGATTTATAACTAATAATCACAACCTCAAATTATTAATGGTAATGCAATCAGGCTAGCTGGAGTCTGACCACAACCCCAGATCTACAGGTAAATCAGAGCTAacatttattgttctttatgattatccatgtcatgattgttctcctgatctctttgtattacatgtataaacattgatatattaatttgaaaactaataaaaagattgaaaaagaaaagaaagagctAACGTCACTATCGCGATGAACAAATTTTGATCAGTTCCACATAGTGAGGCAGAACAGAAttgagtttttccactgtacctcaccTTACTTGTATGTATGACAGATTTGACTTGACTAGAgctttgaattcagtgttgaggaAGTAAGGAtagtgttgtgggggggggggggaacctctAAAATTATAGCTGTGTTAGGATTAGTTCTTTAACCATCTGAGCTGGAAAGTGTTAAAATTGAACAGGTACCTTTTGTTTAATTTTGGGTGTCCTATATTGATAAATTATCACCTGAAAGAAACTTGGGAATGTCTGTACAATATTAacaattataaataaaatgttcAATAAAAGATCTGAGGTTGCTTGCATATGAATTGGTTTCAATTCTTAGGTGAGACTTTAAAATAGCAGTGGGCTTTAATGATTCACTATCTTCAGTCAGACTGGTGGAAGCTGCTTTGCAATGAAGTCTTTCACTGCTGCCATTTCCTGTGCAATGAAAAAATAAAGTTATTAAAATATCAAGTAATTCTAATATTCTCATTTTGTTCCAAATTATTACTGGTAAAGTTAAATTTCCCCATAATACACATTGTGGGTCTCATTGTAAATTATTGTTGCTCAGATATTGCCCTTTTCAAAGCCCAAATCCATCCCACTCCCCTGGGGAAAGAAAATCCACCAACACCTCAATCTTTGGAAATTTCAGCACATGTCCAACTATCTCTTGTGTGACATTATTCTTGTTACCATGCAAATTTGCATCCACTTTTCCAACTTAAGTTGCCAAAACCTTGTTTCATTACAATTACctcaaagaaaaataatcagtcagAAACATCATTCTCTAGATCTTGACAGAATTGCATTATTTTCTTTGTCCATTTGACACAAATCAACCACACCATCTGCCATCCATCGTCCAATTTAGTGTGGTTCATTTACTTAAGTCTGGCCCATCCAGTCATAGTGAGTGGTACCAAATTTGGTAGAAAAGTAGCTGTCTTGTAGAAATGGGCAATTTGGAAGTCATAATATAATTTGATGCTGCCAATTATTTACGATGAAGCTGATTAGCCAGTTTCTGACCAGGTGATTACTTCAACAAGAGCCATTTAATTTTGAAAGGACTTACTTTTGCATGCCCCCAGTATACATTAACGCAAATTTGGGTTTCTATGGTACAAATTGTTTTGTATGGAAATATTTATTCATtaacagaagaaactgcagaaacactcacctctttacacGTGCAATGCTGCATTAAATATGTTATGAATTGAATGTTTTCTGGATTGATGATAGTCTTTAGCTTATGCAAAGTCATATAACCAAATCTTAATGTTATCACAGGATCCATTTCACCATGACACTGCAGGATGCTGATATCCTTGTTGACATTACTACCTGCTGCCTAGAAGTACAAACATATCCAGATTTTCAATTGCAATACATTTTTGATACagcttctctttaaataaatacaAACAATACCTTAATTTAAATCGTATCAGTTGTACTTAACCAATCATCATCCGATTATTAGGCTTTGGTTAGATCGTATCTTTTTGATGAGTGTTATTGAATTCTAGCTGTACCCACAAGTGGATAAATTTCCACATTGCACAAAGTAATGAAACTCACATTGTGGTCGTTAccaaatttcaaaataacaagcaTGTCAAATCAAGAATTATAGGTGACTCACAGCACAAATTAATCAAATTGATTTTCATGTTACTTTTACAATCGATAACAAAATCATTTTGAACTCAACAGTACAGCAAGTACTTTGAGACCTAATAAAATTCATGGTGAGGTATCTGTGTATTTGTTTGCATAAGGAGCTGAGAACTTGGGCtgccacagacacacagacaggtTCATGAAACGCTGGGCTTTAGCTCAGTGTTTGGAATGAAAATGAGGTTTCACTTATTCAGGGCTTTGGCCTGACCTCATCTGTTGTACTGCATTCACTTTTAGGCATTGACCTGGTGGGAAGTAAATGCCTTGGAAAGGCAACAATGCAAATTCTCCAGAAAATTAGATAATAGGGCTTTTAAAAAAGAGCCAAATTATTGGACCACTTGCAGGAGTTTAGTTTATATTCCAAGTTATAAAATTCAATTCATTTTTATCATGAAAAATACTAGCTCATCTAATTCATTTTAAGAAGAATCCACAGCAAAAGAGCCAAGCTGTTCAAGAGCAACTCAAGATGCCTTTTTCCCTGGAAAAAGCGGAAAGGTGGAAATTTCTCTGCAAATAGGTGATAGTGACTCAAATGAAAATTTCACGTCAGGAGGTCAAATAGATTTCAATTATCTTAACAATGCTCCATGGTTTTTGaacttttaaatttaatgaaacaaaatcCTGCTGCAACACTACACACTCAGCCATCCTCCAAACCCTGCTTCCCACTTCACTCTTGTAAACAAATTTACTCAATCAGCCCCACCTCTCAACTTTCCACATCTAGAAAGCACAAGGCAGGAGTGTGAAGGAACAATTACCCTTGTCTGAATGAGCACACCTCCAAAACACACAAAGCAGCTTAATGGGAAAATGTTTCTCACTTGATGGGCTCCCCTTCCACCAGACTGAACACTCCCTCCTTCTACCACTGATGCACCAGGGATACAGCATATATCATCTACAAATGCAGCAATTTGTCTACATTTCTTTAACAGCACCCTCCCAGATCAGCAAGTAGGATTGTTGTACAGGATTACTACTGAAGTACTAGATCCATTTCAAGTATAATCGATAATTGGCCACAGAGCATTAACAATAGGAAAAGAAACTGCactggcgagagagagagacagagagagacagagaaggagagagagaggagagagagagaaggaaagagagagagagagagagagagagagaaggagagggagagagagagagagagagagagagagagagagagagagagaaaacgaaCAGCTTGGGATTCATCCTTTCTAAAGTAGTTTATTCTTTAAGTTTCCCTTCCCTCCTGAAAACATAGATTGCTGACAGGTATGAGTCACTGTCTAGTATATTGCCCAAGTCACCACTCTTCCTGCAGGCGGCCACTCAGATGGACCTTGCCATCATTGCAAAGCCTATCATTTTCTCTATGCCTTTCTCACTTCCAGCACGTCAGtaattaataataattttattaatcTTACTGGTATTTTCTGCTAAAATCACCACAAAAGGTAAATCATCTGAAGGGTATTATTTCTGTTACCAAGACAAATCTTACTGCAGCTTCATGCCATAATACAATATGTACAATGTTGAGGTACCTGTGGGAATGATTTGTGAAGAGGAAGCCAGCAACTCAGGGCTACAACACCACCTAACTTGTGATGGCAAGTCAAAGCAGTGTACAGAGACAGCGCACCACCCTGTAatacaatggcaggagtttcgtTATTTTTCTTGACAACTACTTAAAACTGATTCAGATTTAAGAAAAattaattctgaagatttacTTGCGAAAATCCTCCTAGAATGATCCTATGTGAAGGAATTCCATTTTTGATTTCATGTTCAATAATTGCTTTAacttgggggggagggaggtggaaaagagggaaaaaagcaGACAATTATTTATTGGATGTAACCAAACCACATTTCCCCAGCCCCTCTCTGCTACATACAGATATCTGGATACAAATAAATTCACATCATTACAGGAGATACATTTTTATATCCTCCGTACTTAGTTTACAAGTACCATATGTTGCTTAATTCTCGGCCATGTTTGTATAATTTGGAATTCGCTACATGTCCATCCCTGTCAATATTATGACCGCTTTTTTAGAACCAGCAGTCTCACTCTCTGGTTCTCCCCCCTTGCTTTCAGGTTACGAGGCATGCTAGTGTAGCGattcaccgcaccggcatcgaaccggctcccaacatcgcgatgtcgtcggaggccccgatccaagatggtgcggggccctcctccttccccagcgttgggctgggaaagcccgcgcgtgggaaggtcaggtgacccacgcgtgacgtcagcgcgggaagttttcagctattaaaggcgcaccgcgccccgggtcagcattcgacctctgatttcaaaaccagcgactctgtgtcttcatttcgtggtgtgtagctagccgctacattggtgaccccgacaggcccaaacgtttttggacccacgatgtctgcacagcaagagatacaggcagtagcccttaaactgcccaccttctggaccctccggcccagtgtccagttcgaccaggccgaggcccagttccaggtttgccagatcaccagggacgacaccaagtactattatgtggtgggcgccctcgaccaagacaccgccgcccaggtcgaggatttcatccaggcgcccccagagaaggagaagtatgataagttcaagaccctccttcttgagacgtTCGACCTT comes from the Pristis pectinata isolate sPriPec2 chromosome 22, sPriPec2.1.pri, whole genome shotgun sequence genome and includes:
- the lypla2 gene encoding acyl-protein thioesterase 2, which gives rise to MCGNNMSLPLLDEAATVSGTERETAVVIFLHGLGDSGHAWAESMSSIRLPYVKYICPHAPKMPVQLKNFVSIPSWFDLTGLSPDDAEDEAGIKKAADCIKAIIEHEIKNGIPSHRIILGGFSQGGALSLYTALTCHHKLGGVVALSCWLPLHKSFPQAAGSNVNKDISILQCHGEMDPVITLRFGYMTLHKLKTIINPENIQFITYLMQHCTCKEEMAAVKDFIAKQLPPV